The following proteins are co-located in the Enoplosus armatus isolate fEnoArm2 chromosome 8, fEnoArm2.hap1, whole genome shotgun sequence genome:
- the LOC139289032 gene encoding LOW QUALITY PROTEIN: transcription factor HES-5-like (The sequence of the model RefSeq protein was modified relative to this genomic sequence to represent the inferred CDS: deleted 3 bases in 2 codons), which yields MEIWVYKYRWRQRRRQFRFNWLLEPSRNSHSTAMAPTVFGQASFSKEHLTPAHKLRKPMVEKLRRDRINTSIEQLKSLLGPEFLRQQPDSKQEKADILEMAVSYLRGWQQQKQQQASGTSGLMTASDGYSRCVQEAVSFLSHCEVQTQAHRRLLGHFQGLQASSKTSHSPCTLSPPGSPLHQVSSSKGVSPASCGLWRPW from the exons ATGGAGATTTGGGTGTATAAATACagg tggaggcagaggagaaggcAGTTCAGATTCAACTGGCTCCTCGAACCGAGCAGGAAC TCTCACTCTACAGCTATGGCACCCACTGTTTTTGGACAAGCAAGCTTTTCTAAGGAACACCTGACTCCTGCTCATAAG ctgAGAAAGCCAATGGTGGAGAAACTGCGCAGAGACCGCATCAACACCAGCATTGAGCAGCTGAAGTCCCTGCTGGGTCCTGAGTTCCTCAGGCAGCAGCCCGACTCTAAGCAAGAGAAGGCGGACATCTTGGAGATGGCCGTGTCCTATCTGAgaggctggcagcagcagaagcagcagcaggccagcGGGACCTCCGGCCTGATGACAGCCAGTGACGGCTACTCCCGCTGCGTGCAGGAGGCCGTCAGCTTCCTGTCCCACTGCGAGGTCCAGACTCAGGCCCACAGACGGCTGCTCGGCCACTTCCAGGGCCTGCAAGCATCCAGTAAGACCAGCCACAGTCCCTGCACCCTCTCCCCTCCTGGCTCGCCGCTCCATCAAGTCAGCTCCAGCAAGGGTGTGAGCCCGGCCAGCTGTGGTCTGTGGAGGCCCTGGTAG